A stretch of Cucumis sativus cultivar 9930 chromosome 2, Cucumber_9930_V3, whole genome shotgun sequence DNA encodes these proteins:
- the LOC101210422 gene encoding protein CUP-SHAPED COTYLEDON 2 yields MQVSSGNNLMTEKEDGKIRSEVKKKNTMTTESDRHRRHPQDNQTQDQEHQQDKDQTLPPGFRFHPSDEELITFYLLNKISDANFTGRAITDVDLNKFEPWELPGKAKMGEKEWYFFSLRDRKYPTGVRTNRATNTGYWKTTGKDKEIFNSNTSELIGMKKTLVFYKGRAPRGEKTNWVMHEYRLHSKTAFRTAKVINIFFFFSFFHFSLFIIIIILFKW; encoded by the exons ATGCAA GTTTCGAGCGGAAATAATTTGATGACGGAGAAGGAGGACGGGAAGATTAGGTcggaggtgaagaagaagaatactATGACGACAGAATCAGATCGTCATCGTCGTCATCCTCAAGATAATCAAACACAAGATCAAGAACATCAACAAGATAAAGATCAAACATTGCCTCCAGGGTTTAGGTTTCATCCTTCTGATGAAGAATTAATCACTTTTTATCTATTGAATAAGATATCAGATGCTAACTTTACAGGAAGGGCTATAACTGATGTTGATCTCAATAAGTTTGAACCTTGGGAACTACCAG GGAAGGCAAAAATGGGAGAAAAAGAGTGGTATTTTTTCAGCCTAAGAGATAGAAAATACCCAACAGGAGTGAGAACAAACAGAGCAACAAACACAGGGTATTGGAAAACAACAGGGAAAGACAAAGAAATATTCAATTCCAATACTTCTGAGTTAATTGGAATGAAGAAGACATTGGTTTTCTATAAAGGCAGAGCCCCAAGAGGAGAAAAAACCAATTGGGTTATGCATGAATATCGCCTTCATTCCAAAACTGCTTTCAGAACTGCTAAggtaattaatatattttttttcttttcattttttcatttttcgctgtttattattattattattttgtttaaatggtAA